From Maylandia zebra isolate NMK-2024a linkage group LG11, Mzebra_GT3a, whole genome shotgun sequence, one genomic window encodes:
- the pomgnt2 gene encoding protein O-linked-mannose beta-1,4-N-acetylglucosaminyltransferase 2, whose product MRASVAGCRMSVGALVNGLLVSVVAALLWKYSKLSEHAALLEEELHMTQQSQEVSQARIDYHVALQALQEHGTRMVCTGKMHTDRICRFDYLCYSSEAEEFVFFHSNSSVMLPNLGSRRFQPALLDLSSVEDHNTQYFNFLELPAAALKFMPKPVFVPDITLILNRFNPDNLMHVFHDDLLPAYYTMNQYSDLDDEARLVFMEGWSEGPHFDLYRLLSSKQPLLKEQLKNFGKLMCFTKSYVGLSKMTTWYQYGFVQPQGPKANILVSGNEIRQFARALMDKMNITRVEEMEKEGGSGEDEKEKEKKDDYIVVFSRSTTRLILNEAEVIMALAQEFQMRVVTVSLEEQSFPSIVQVISGASMLVSMHGAQLITSLFLPRGAAVVELFPFAVNPEQYTPYKTLASLPGMDIHYISWRNIKEENTVTHPDRPWEQGGIAHLDKEEQDRIQASKEVPRHLCCRNPEWLFRIYQDTLVDIPSFLEVLKEGMKTKPSLKKAKVASTVHPGRVREPKCQTSVQTTNEAKLTVSWQIPWNLKFLKVREVKYEVWIQEQGENTYMPYILPQQNYTFSENIKPFTTYLVWVRCIFNKNLLGPFADVLTCRT is encoded by the coding sequence ATGCGGGCTTCAGTGGCAGGTTGCAGGATGAGTGTGGGTGCACTTGTTAATGGTCTGCTGGTCTCTGTGGTcgcagctctgctttggaaatATTCCAAGCTGAGTGAGCATGCTGCTCTGTTGGAGGAAGAGCTGCATATGACACAGCAGTCCCAGGAGGTCTCACAGGCCCGTATCGACTACCATGTTGCTCTGCAGGCGCTTCAGGAACACGGCACCCGCATGGTCTGCACTGGGAAGATGCACACTGACCGCATCTGCCGCTTTGACTACCTCTGTTACAGCTCTGAGGCAGAGGAGTTTGTGTTCTTCCATTCCAATTCCTCTGTCATGCTGCCTAACCTGGGGTCCAGACGTTTCCAACCTGCCCTGCTGGACTTGTCTTCAGTAGAAGATCACAATACCCAATATTTCAACTTTCTAGAGCTCCCAGCTGCTGCTTTAAAGTTTATGCCCAAGCCTGTGTTTGTACCAGATATAACACTGATCCTGAATCGGTTTAATCCTGATAACCTCATGCATGTATTCCACGACGACCTCCTCCCAGCCTACTATACCATGAACCAGTATTCAGATTTGGATGACGAGGCTCGTCTTGTGTTCATGGAGGGCTGGAGCGAAGGCCCACACTTTGACCTTTACCGTCTTCTCAGTAGTAAGCAACCGCTTCTCAAAGAACAGCTtaagaactttggaaagctcatgtGCTTTACTAAATCTTATGTTGGCTTGTCCAAAATGACTACCTGGTACCAATATGGCTTTGTCCAGCCACAGGGGCCCAAAGCTAACATCTTGGTCTCAGGCAATGAGATCAGGCAGTTTGCCAGAGCTCTGATGGACAAAATGAACATTACAAGGGTAGAGGAGATggagaaggagggaggaagCGGTGAGGatgagaaggagaaagagaagaaggatGACTACATTGTCGTTTTCAGTCGGTCAACAACAAGACTTATACTGAATGAAGCAGAGGTAATCATGGCGCTGGCCCAAGAGTTTCAGATGAGAGTGGTCACAGTGTCCTTGGAAGAGCAGTCTTTTCCCAGTATTGTACAGGTCATCAGTGGCGCTTCCATGTTGGTCAGCATGCATGGAGCTCAGCTTATCACCTCACTCTTCCTCCCTAGAGGTGCTGCTGTGGTGGAGCTGTTCCCTTTTGCTGTGAACCCTGAGCAGTATACACCATATAAAACTCTTGCCTCCCTTCCAGGCATGGACATTCACTACATCTCCTGGAGGAACATTAAGGAGGAGAATACTGTCACCCACCCAGACAGACCCTGGGAACAAGGAGGCATTGCTCACTTGGACAAAGAGGAGCAGGATCGGATCCAGGCAAGCAAGGAAGTCCCCAGGCACCTTTGCTGCCGCAACCCAGAGTGGCTCTTCCGGATCTATCAGGACACTTTAGTGGACATCCCATCCTTTCTGGAAGTCCTCAAAGAAGGCATGAAGACCAAGCCCAGCTTAAAAAAGGCCAAGGTGGCCAGCACGGTCCATCCGGGCCGGGTCAGAGAACCTAAATGTCAAACTTCAGTACAAACCACTAATGAGGCTAAACTCACAGTCTCTTGGCAGATCCCATGGAATTTGAAATTCTTAAAAGTGAGAGAGGTGAAGTACGAGGTGTGGATCCAGGAGCAGGGAGAGAACACCTACATGCCTTATATCCTTCCCCAGCAGAACTACACGTTTTCAGAAAACATTAAGCCCTTCACCACTTACCTGGTGTGGGTTAGGTGCATCTTCAACAAGAATCTATTAGGCCCCTTTGCTGATGTTCTTACATGCAGGACCTAG